Proteins co-encoded in one Fusarium musae strain F31 chromosome 3, whole genome shotgun sequence genomic window:
- a CDS encoding hypothetical protein (EggNog:ENOG41) gives MDFAGVPPNNAAPAGPMSFSNGTPPAPDMSSAPPPGSGPDSPKTTLWMGELEPWMDENFIKGVFMSAAHESVNVKVIRDKNSGNAGYCFVEFQSPESATSALGMNGKQVPNSQRTFKLNWASGGGLVDRRDDRGPEYSIFVGDLGPEVNEYVLVSLFQARFPSCKSAKIMTDAMSGQSRGYGFVRFSDENDQQRALVEMQGVYCGNRPMRISTATPKNRGNHGFGGQGHHNGGPMMGGMPQQQMWNGGGMQGFGYGGFNPATQMNQFTDPNNTTVFVGGLSGYVTEDELRSFFQGFGEITYVKIPPGKGCGFVQFVHRHAAEMAINQMQGYPIGNSRVRLSWGRSQNNSGVGTPYRPAPPPPHYMGMPSHGGPGNYGPQHFGGPAPGPQGPPGPPGPPGPGGPPQEF, from the exons ATGGATTTCGCCGGTGTCCCCCCCAACAACGCAGCTCCTGCTGGCCCAATGTCTTTCTCCAACGGTACTCCTCCCGCTCCTGACATGAGCTCTGCCCCCCCTCCTGGCTCTGGTCCTGATTCTCCCAAGACCACTCTCTG GATGGGAGAGCTCGAGCCCTGGATGGATGAGAACTTCATCAAGGGTGTCTTTATGTCTGCCGCTCATGAATCTGTCAACGTTAAGGTCATCCGTGATAAGAACTCTGGTAACGCTGGCTACTGCTTTGTTGAATTCCAGTCCCCTGAGTCCGCAACCAGCGCCCTCGGCATGAACGGAAAGCAAGTTCCTAACAGCCAGCGCACCTTCAAGCTCAACTGGGCttctggtggtggtctcgTTGACCGACG GGACGATCGTGGTCCCGAGTACAGCATTTTCGTTGGCGACCTTGGCCCCGAGGTCAACGAGTACGTCCTGGTTTCTCTCTTCCAGGCTCGATTCCCTTCTTGCAAGTCTGCCAAGATCATGACCGACGCCATGTCCGGCCAGAGCCGTGGCTATGGTTTCGTTCGCTTCTCCGACGAGAACGACCAGCAGCGTGCTCTTGTTGAGATGCAGGGTGTCTACTGCGGCAACCGACCCATGCGTATCTCTACTGCTACGCCCAAGAATCGTGGCAACCACGGCTTCGGTGGTCAAGGACACCACAACGGCGGTCCCATGATGGGTGGTAtgcctcagcagcagatgTGGAATGGAGGTGGTATGCAGGGCTTCGGATATGGTGGTTTTAACCCTGCCACTCAGATGAACCAGTTCACTGACCCCAACAACACTACCGTCTTCGTTGGTGGCCTTTCTGGCTACGTCACCGAGGACGAGCTCCGATCTTTCTTCCAGGGCTTCGGTGAAATCACCTACGTCAAGATTCCTCCTGGCAAGGGCTGCGGCTTCGTTCAGTTCGTCCACCGCCACGCTGCCGAGATGGCCATCAACCAGATGCAGGGCTACCCCATTGGTAACTCTCGCGTGCGCCTCAGCTGGGGACGTTCTCAAAACAACTCTGGCGTCGGTACTCCCTACCGCCCCGCCCCTCCTCCCCCTCACTACATGGGCATGCCCAGCCACGGCGGACCTGGCAACTATGGCCCTCAGCACTTTGGCGGCCCTGCTCCCGGTCCCCAAGGACCTCCTGGCCCTCCTGGACCCCCCGGACCTGGCGGACCTCCCCAG GAGTTCTAA
- a CDS encoding hypothetical protein (EggNog:ENOG41) — protein MSSIDLSAFPAEAPAAPSSEIRYADVAVTATAKEFKGIYREDKQYHEPDFINTLDRAKDAGVSKVMLTGMSLADVSHNESIVKLRPSQCYYTIGVHPYHASELDAGGKSYLDELEQKVNSALAQDTPHIAAFGELGLDYDREQHASKDVQKKAFKAQLDLFVKNSWDLPLFLHCRNAFDDFIEMITPYMEKLPHRGLVHSFVGSTSQMEKLVSLGLGISVNGFSFQSTESLEMVSKIPLDALQLETDAPWGELKGDVVKRYCENARPLPASKKRDKWDAKCLVKERNESCYMERVALVVAGLKGVGVDEVAEAAWRNSVRMFGLGRR, from the exons ATGTCTTCTATTGATCTGAGTGCTTTCCCCGCAGAAGCTCCGGCAGCTCCATCCTCTGAGATTCGCTACGCAGAT GTCGCTGTTACAGCTACCGCGAAAGAGTTTAAAGGCATATACCGCGAAGATAAGCAATACCACGAACCGGACTTTATCAACACCCTAGACCGTGCCAAAGATGCTGGCGTCAGCAAAGTTATGCTGACGGGCATGTCACTCGCCGACGTGTCCCACAACGAAAGTATCGTCAAGCTCCGCCCCTCGCAGTGTTACTATACAATCGGCGTACATCCATATCATGCTTCTGAGCTTGACGCCGGTGGAAAGTCATACCTTGATGAACTGGAACAGAAAGTCAACAGTGCACTTGCACAGGACACGCCACATATCGCTGCCTTTGGAGAGCTCGGTCTTGACTATGATAGAGAGCAACACGCTTCGAAGGATGTTCAGAAGAAAGCGTTCAAAGCGCAATTGGACTTGTTTGTCAAGAATAGCTGGGATCTCCCACTGTTTTTACACTGCCGCAATGCCTTTGACGATTTCATCGAGATGATTACACCATATATGGAGAAACTCCCCCACCGGGGGTTAGTGCACAGCTTCGTCGGCAGCACAAGCCAGATGGAGAAGCTTGTATCTTTAGGTCTGGGCATCAGCGTCAATGGGTTTAGCTTCCAGAGCACAGAGAGTTTGGAGATGGTATCCAAGATACCGCTCGACGCGCTGCAGCTGGAGACGGATGCGCCGTGGGGAGAGCTGAAAGGTGATGTGGTGAAACGTTACTGCGAGAATGCGAGACCGTTGCCGGcgtcgaagaagagggatAAGTGGGATGCTAAGTGCTTGGTTAAAGAGAGGAATGAGAGTTGTTATATGGAGCGTGTGGCGCTGGTTGTAGCGGGTTTGAagggtgttggtgttgatgaggttgcgGAAGCGGCGTGGAGGAACAGCGTGAGGATGTTTGGACTTGGACGAAGATAG
- a CDS encoding hypothetical protein (EggNog:ENOG41) yields MSFNMNSVPDFDDLPPVEGMPKGCAWGVFDREGKKDQVGTLNFPTPEVVRNAALEVKDGVSISLKHVSRKHSLWPLNAMNKLNIPGRLAAQHKILYIPESMAALPFEQGKSWDDELSFNTQCSSQWDSLCHFQHQNSGLAYNGSNPDKEALSIDSTESNKMPTLDHWHSRGCIAGRGVLIDYASYAEEKGIEFHAFDGNRITVEDLEACAAHQNVEFQPGDILIVRTGATEVVDNMNPADLGKMAAAKLTGLHGCEETARWLWNKRFAAAASDSNSFEAFPPLKPDGSIGGMKDLGELFLFGRL; encoded by the exons ATGTCCTTCAATATGAACTCTGTGCCCGACTTTGATGACCTCCCTCCGGTTGAAGGCATGCCAAAGGGCTGTGCCTGGGGTGTTTTTGACCGTGAAGGGAAGAAGGATCAGGTTGGAACGCTGAACTTCCCGACTCCAGAAGTTGTTCGGAATGCAGCTCTCGAGGTCAAAGATGGAGTCTCTATATCTCTCAAGCACGTCTCTCGAAAACACTCACT CTGGCCGCTCAATGCCatgaacaagctcaacatccCAGGACGACTCGCCGCCCAGCACAAGATCCTCTACATACCCGAGAGTATGGCCGCGCTTCCTTTCGAACAGGGCAAGTCATGGGATGATGAATTATCATTCAACACGCAGTGTAGCAGCCAATGGGATAGTCTGTGCCATTTCCAGCACCAAAATTCAGGTCTAGCATACAATGGCTCGAATCCCGATAAAGAAGCCTTGTCAATCGACTCAACCGAGTCTAACAAAATGCCAACCCTGGACCATTGGCACTCCCGAGGCTGCATCGCTGGTCGTGGTGTTCTAATTGACTACGCTTCTTACGCTGAAGAAAAGGGCATTGAGTTCCATGCCTTTGATGGGAATCGCATCACggttgaagatcttgaggcttGTGCTGCCCACCAGAACGTTGAGTTCCAACCCGGCGACATTCTCATCGTCAGAACAGGCGCAACCGAAGTAGTCGATAACATGAACCCAGCTGATCTGGGTAAGATGGCCGCTGCCAAACTAACAGGTCTTCACGGCTGTGAAGAAACAGCTCGATGGCTGTGGAACAAGCGCTTTGCAGCTGCAGCGTCAGACTCGAATAGTTTTGAAGCGTTTCCCCCACTGAAACCTGATGGTTCTATCGGTGGAATGAAAGATCTCGGTGAGTTGTTCTTGTTTGGGAGATTGTGA
- the ERG6_2 gene encoding Delta(24)-sterol C-methyltransferase: protein MPSSELISYDEAQNSAFDNVLHRKSKESKGGMRAMINKDNKAHAAAVDEYFQFWDNKKAEDEVEAVRQERTDNYASLTRQYYNLATDLYEYGWSQSFHFCRFAYGEDFNRAIVRHEHYLAHNIGIRPGMKVLDVGCGVGGPAREIVKFTGAHVTGLNLNEYQVQRATIYAEKEGLSDKLRFVQGDFMKIPFPDNSFDAVYAIEATVHAPSLEGVYSEIRRVLKPGGVFGVYEWLMTETYNNDDLEQRRIRLDIEQGNGIAQMFKIDHGLSAIKAAGFDLLQHEDLAATDDGTAPWYWPLDSNMRYAQTVGDFFTVLRMNKWGRLVMHNVIGALEACWIAPRGTRKTADSLGQAADALVEGGKRKLFTPMYLMVGRKPEEDK from the exons ATGCCATCCTCAGAACTGATTTCTTACGACGAGGCCCAGAACTCAGCCTTCGACAATGTCCTCCACCGAAAATCAAAAGAGTCCAAAGGCGGAATGCGAGCCATGAtcaacaaagacaacaaaGCACACGCCGCAGCTGTCGATGAATACTTCCAGTTCTGGGATAACAAGAAAGCCGAGGATGAAGTCGAGGCTGTACGACAGGAGAGAACTGATAACTATGCCAGTTTGACAAGACA GTATTATAACCTCGCAACTGATCTCTATGAGTACGGATGGTCTCAGTCTTTTCATTTCTGCCGTTTTGCCTACGGAGAGGATTTTAACCGCGCTATTGTTCGACACGAACATTACCTCGCTCATAACATCGGTATCAGGCCTGGTATGAAAGTCCTAGATGTTGGATGTGGTGTCGGAGGACCTGCTCGAGAAATTGTCAAGTTTACTGGTGCTCATGTCACTGGATTGAATCTCAACGAGTATCAAGTCCAACGGGCAACTATATATGCTGAGAAAGAGGGTCTTTCTGATAAGCTTAGATTTGTCCAAGGAGACTTTATG AAAATACCATTCCCGGACAACTCTTTCGACGCCGTCTATGCCATTGAAGCAACCGTCCACGCACCCTCCCTAGAAGGTGTCTACAGCGAAATCCGACGAGTCCTCAAACCCGGCGGTGTCTTCGGCGTCTACGAATGGCTCATGACAGAAACCTACAACAACGACGATCTCGAACAGCGCCGTATCCGTCTAGACATCGAGCAAGGCAACGGCATCGCGCAGATGTTCAAGATCGACCACGGTCTATCAGCCATTAAAGCGGCTGGTTTCGACCTTCTTCAGCATGAGGATCTCGCAGCTACAGATGACGGAACGGCACCGTGGTACTGGCCTTTGGACAGTAACATGCGATATGCGCAGACTGTCGGTGATTTCTTTACGGTTTTGAGGATGAATAAGTGGGGGAGACTGGTGATGCATAATGTAATTGGGGCGTTGGAGGCGTGTTGGATTGCGCCGAGggggacgaggaagacggcGGATAGTCTTGGTCAGGCTGCGGATGCGTTGGTTGAGGGTGGGAAGAGAAAGTTGTTTACGCCGATGTATTTGATGGTTGGGAGGAAGCCTGAGGAGGACAAGTGA
- a CDS encoding hypothetical protein (EggNog:ENOG41), whose product MLKKKETLTIITPIPGFIPRQLAIDLLHSHGEIITLNPLVLSHKPIPAPRHAAADEYYSTWYEITERIQYIPGLGKIGSGKLTFNGCFHDMPWGMQSHIYIPLGIDMRNKYRIMGNQPGIEPPEQPELGLEQLGAPKEGLYLRTDVELKCNITLMGFVKAESRKASVDMVNRMVKKAELLDAGLLKAMFEDGKLKTYNPNDRSEANQAKQHALRQQTMQEGQFAAAAPPGPGPGPMSPGPSYAQPYAYAQQQQQHLQPQPSPTYPYARPDATNSQYPQSPYGYHPGQTPPPHTQYQQQAPPVPPKTNIQSFPMELPGDYYHPQQSPNLQQQPSPGHPPSNYRNSTGSYDPRWSQSSPSAADSHRATFGGISLAGAGAAEFCGGVTVA is encoded by the exons ATGttgaaaaagaaggaaaccctcaccatcatcacgcCCATCCCGGGTTTCATCCCGCGACAGCTCGCCATCGATCTTCTTCACTCCCACGGCGAGATCATTACCCTCAACCCCCTCGTCCTGTCGCACAAGCCCATTCCCGCCCCTCGCCATGCTGCCGCCGACGAGTACTACAGCACCTGGTACGAGATCACAGAGCGCATCCAGTACATCCCCGGCCTGGGAAAGATAGGCTCCGGAAAGCTCACGTTCAATGGATGTTTTCACGATATGCCGTGGGGTATGCAGTCGCATATTTATATCCCGCTCGGTATCGACATGAGGAACAAGTACCGCATTATGGGGAACCAGCCGGGCATTGAACCGCCGGAGCAGCCTGAGCTTGGACTTGAACAGCTTGGTGCGCCGAAGGAGGGGCTTTATCTTCGCACTGATGTCGAGCTCAAGTGCAATATTACCCTGATGGGTTTCGTCAAGGCGGAGTCGAGAAAGGCTAGTGTTGATATGGTTAACCGTATGGTTAAGAAGGCGGAGTTGCTTGATGCTGGTCTTTTAAAGGCGATGTTTGAGGATGGAAAGCTCAAGACTTATAATCCTAATGATCGATCGGAGGCGAATCAGGCGAAACAACATGCTTTGAGACAGCAGACTATGCAAGAGGGTCagttcgctgctgctgctcctcctggacctggacctggacccATGAGCCCAGGTCCTTCTTACGCTCAGCCCTACGCATatgctcaacagcaacaacaacatctccaaccCCAACCTTCACCAACATACCCCTACGCCCGTCCCGACGCCACCAACTCCCAATATCCGCAAAGCCCATATGGCTACCACCCAGGCCAAACACCTCCCCCACACACCCAATACCAACAACAAGCACCGCCCGTGCCACCAAAAACCAACATCCAGAGCTTCCCCATGGAACTCCCCGGCGATTACTACCATCCACAGCAATCACCAAACCTGCAACAACAGCCTAGTCCTGGACATCCACCCAGCAACTATCGCAATTCTACGGGGTCGTATGACCCGCGATGGTCGCAGTCTAGTCCTTCGGCTGCTGACTCGCATCGCGCGA CATTCGGCGGGATATCCCTCGCCGGCGCCGGCGCAGCAGAGTTTTGCGGCGGAGTTACCGTCGCATAA
- a CDS encoding hypothetical protein (EggNog:ENOG41) yields MAPMENMKKSSKKDAASITIPNSCCTASLTFSDSFAKSGIRVVAGEIILSPTDGVHHCGLWWSRDSTTFFGDFAHQNQGIKNEFPKVEPLPPGIDLTNKTAIVTGATAGIGLELSRQLLHLNLSTLILAVRNVSKGEEVKKALSAINPKAVVKVMKLDTADYTSVKAFAEMFKSKHGKLHLLMLNAGISDINFELAPTGHEKNFQVNYLSNVLLTLLLLPILEHTAEIEGAPTRITWTGSRMHLQTSLANKVPLKKDEGIFEHFDAPGVIPPLTRYGDTKLLVLLFQHELAFRYPPKKVIINHFCPGMVDTSLTDILPVYIRLPALMLKALRARSVDKAGWIGLHAALVVGDETHGQLLGDKEIADLGDFVPSEEGMRIRKLLWEEAVGEMRGLTQVPSWME; encoded by the exons ATGGCTCCCATGGAAAACATGAAGAAGTCAAGTAAAAAGGATGCAGCTTCCATTACGATTCCAAACTCTTGCTGTACCGCTAGTTTAACATTCTCGGATAGTTTTGCGAAATCCGGCATTCGGGTTGTTGCCGGCGAGATAATTCTCAGCCCTACGGACGGAGTTCACCACTGTGGACTTTGGTGGAGTCGGGATTCAACAACATTCTTCGGCGACTTTGCACATCAGAACCAGGGGATTAAGAATGAATTT CCCAAAGTGGAGCCTTTACCGCCCGGTATCGACCTCACCAACAAAACAGCCATCGTCACAGGCGCAACAGCAGGCATTGGCCTCGAACTCTCCCGccaactcctccatctcaatctATCGACCCTAATCCTTGCGGTTCGAAATGTCTCCAAAGGCGAAGAAGTCAAAAAGGCACTTTCGGCTATCAACCCTAAAGCTGTTGTCAAAGTGATGAAGCTTGACACTGCCGACTACACCAGTGTGAAGGCTTTCGCTGAGATGTTTAAGAGTAAGCATGGGAAACTTCACTTACTTATGTTGAACGCTGGAATAAGTGATATAAATTTTGAGCTTGCGCCTACGGGGCATGAAAAGAACTTTCAGGTTAATTACTTGTCTAATGTTCTCTTGAcattgcttcttctgcctaTCCTTGAACATACCGCTGAGATTGAGGGAGCACCTACGCGCATTACATGGACAGGAAGTCGCATGCATTTGCAAACAAGCCTCGCCAACAAAGTCCCCCTCAAGAAAGATGAAGGCATATTCGAACATTTCGACGCACCGGGTGTCATCCCCCCTCTCACCCGCTACGGCGACACAAAGCTCctcgttcttctcttccaacaCGAACTCGCCTTTCGCTACCCTCCAAAGAAAGTTATAATCAACCACTTCTGCCCCGGTATGGTCGATACGTCTCTGACAGATATTCTTCCTGTTTATATCCGTCTGCCAGCGCTGATGCTTAAAGCTCTGCGTGCGAGATCGGTTGACAAGGCAGGGTGGATCGGATTACATGCTGCGCTTGTGGTGGGCGACGAAACGCATGGACAGTTGCTGGGGGATAAGGAGATTGCGGATTTGGGTGATTTTGTACCGTCGGAGGAGGGGATGCGGATTAGGAAGTTGTTGTGGGAGGAGGCCGTTGGGGAGATGAGAGGGTTGACCCAGGTGCCTTCATGGATGGAGTGA
- a CDS encoding hypothetical protein (EggNog:ENOG41) encodes MIALKSILFLIAFGTEALGATTEVICQSQYGTKSIASNKVPKATLTVMNQITVIKKVIRKVNVVVVPRAKTTTETETEIQVTTTYADTDVETATETETVGLIV; translated from the exons ATGATTGCCCTCAAGTCCATCCTTTTTCTCATCGCCTTTGGCACAGAGGCCCTCGGTGCGACAACCGAAGTCATCTGCCAAAGCCAATATGGCACGAAGAGTATCGCTTCGAATAAAGTCCCAAAGGCTACTTTGACTGTGATGAACCAGATCACGGTTATTAAGAAGGTCATTCGAAAAGTCAACGTTGTGGTGGTGCCCAGGGCAAAGACTACCACTGAGACGGAGACGGAGATTCAGGTGACTACGACATATGCTGATACGGATGTCGAGACTGCTACTGAGACCGAGACTG TGGGGCTGATTGTTTAG
- a CDS encoding hypothetical protein (EggNog:ENOG41): MKGASLFSSALALCLGSNIVAAAPKDTQQPGFDKGQPYDGKGKGAVLLVTGGTNKELDLQNPDNLGQQPTDNGVVPNLKWSFSDSKTRLLKGGWVREQVIQDLPSSHDISGAQQHLVKGAIRELHWHKVAEWGIVYNGSVLISAVDEFGRYQEEVLNYGDIWYFPKGAAHTVQGLADENEYLLVFDEADFDKIGTTFMVDDWINHTPKSILAKNFGVNASVFENVTAPNPYILPGTPTARNVTDGPAGKLSGNSSFVYRTFQHDPEKIGGTGGNFWKIDSTNFPASKTLAATFVTLKPGGLRELHWHPNAEEWLYFHQGKARATVFIGNAAARTFDFSAGDTAAFPDNSGHYIENTSEDEDLIWIEVYKSDRVADISLTQWLALTPPDVVAQTLNVSISFVESLKKEKQVLIE, from the exons ATGAAGGGTGCATcactcttttcttctgccCTGGCTCTGTGCCTTGGGTCGAacattgttgctgctgctcccaAGGACACTCAACAACCCGGCTTTGACAAAGGCCAACCCTATGATGGAAAGGGAAAAGGTGCTGTTCTTCTAG TGACAGGCGGTACAAACAAGGAACTTGACCTCCAAAACCCAGACAACCTGGGTCAGCAACCCACTGACAACGGCGTTGTTCCCAACCTCAAATGGAGCTTCTCCGACTCCAAGACCCGTCTATTAAAGGGCGGCTGGGTTCGTGAACAGGTCATCCAAGATCTGCCCTCCAGCCATGACATCTCTGGTGCTCAGCAGCATCTCGTCAAGGGAGCTATCCGAGAACTCCACTGGCATAAAGTC GCTGAATGGGGCATTGTGTACAATGGCTCCGTCCTCAtctctgctgttgatgagttCGGGAGATATCAGGAAGAAGTCCTCAACTACGGTGACATCTGGTACTTCCCCAAGGGCGCAGCCCATACTGTCCAAGGTCTCGCCGATGAGAACGAGTACCTCCTAGTATTCGATGAAGCcgactttgacaagatcgG CACCACCTTCATGGTCGACGACTGGATCAACCACACCCCCAAATCCATCCTCGCCAAAAACTTCGGCGTCAACGCCTCAGTCTTCGAAAACGTAACAGCCCCCAACCCCTACATCCTCCCCGGCACACCAACCGCGCGCAACGTAACCGACGGGCCAGCCGGCAAACTCTCAGGAAACAGCTCCTTCGTGTATCGCACATTCCAGCACGATCCTGAAAAGATAGGCGGCACGGGCGGTAACTTCTGGAAGATCGACTCGACAAACTTCCCTGCGTCCAAGACTCTTGCTGCAACGTTTGTTACGCTTAAGCCGGGTGGGTTGAGGGAGTTGCATTGGCATCCTAATGCGGAGGAGTGGTTGTATTTCCATCAGGGTAAGGCGAGGGCGACGGTTTTTATCGGGAATGCAGCGGCGAGGACTTTTGACTTTTCGGCGGGTGACACTGCTGCGTTTCCTGATAACTCTGG ACACTACATTGAGAATAcctctgaggatgaggatcttATCTGGATTGAAGTCTACAAATCTGATCGTGTTGCGGATATTTCTTTGACTCAGTGGCTTGCTTTGACTCCTCCTGATGTTGTCGCTCAGACTCTCAATGTGTCGATCAGTTTTGTTGAGAgtctgaagaaggagaagcaggtTCTGATTGAGTAG
- a CDS encoding hypothetical protein (EggNog:ENOG41): protein MPSLISITALLGALASQVSASPANIAKRGLSLPPLIPKIPGVTEPLADNAPPLPILQLPTPPLDSPPFKVSNIKPKKIGYFWTGAGDNKHADFLVTASLDDDTFGEIIDITDVNTSGNSPHHLGSSLDGKTLVGGGLLSLLKTQDTAFYFDTSDPYHPKFDHSNRGILGSIVDEIRAKPDGGFFITYMGSAVGTSPGRLIETDANGNIIHEWPEDVEGTLNILGEQFSPHGLSVDFDKNIILTSDFVVPITILKPTLGIKKADTLRLWDLKSRKIISTITIPNGQGIQDVKFIPGNKESAALATAVGPGQVWIIYPFRKDSKGNQGVAELLYDLGDKAKDSLAIYSDITDDGKFAYFTITLGNHIAALDISDLDNVKRLDDPDEEQPIIGPHYVKISPDKKNLLVTGYFVQAGDISIVNTPGDYKGHWIDINDDGSLSFNRTIDFEKIFTKTRGGARPHSVVIFDLTDPENPIYY from the exons ATGCCctctctcatctccatcacGGCCCTTCTAGGTGCCTTGGCCTCCCAGGTCTCAGCATCGCCCGCCAACATCGCCAAAAGAGGACTcagtcttcctcctctgatcCCCAAGATCCCAGGTGTAACTGAGCCTCTTGCTGACAACGCTCCTCCCCTGCCTATTCTCCAACTTCCCACTCCTCCGTTGGATAGCCCCCCTTTCAAGGTCTCCAATATCAAACCCAAGAAGATTGGATACTTCTGGACTGGTGCTGGTGATAACAAGCATGCTGATTTCTTGGTGACTGCTAGTCTTGATGAT GACACCTTTGGTGAAATTATCGACATCACTGATGTCAACACCAGCGGTAACTCGCCTCACCATCTAGGCAGCTCccttgatggcaagactcTCGTCGGAGGCGGTCTTCTGTCACTTCTCAAGACTCAAGACACTGCCTTCTACTTCGACACGTCGGACCCATACCATCCCAAGTTCGACCACAGCAACCGCGGTATTCTCGGCTCcatcgttgatgagatcCGCGCCAAGCCCGACGGTGGTTTCTTCATCACCTACATGGGCAGTGCAGTCGGTACATCCCCTGGTCGCTTGATCGAGACTGATGCCAACGGTAACATCATCCACGAGTGGCCTGAGGACGTTGAGGGTACACTCAATATTCTTGGGGAGCAGTTCTCTCCTCATGGATTGAGTGTGGACTTTGACAAGAACATTATTCTTACTTCTGACTTTGTTGTTCCGATAACGATTCTGAAGCCTACTCTTGGTATCAAGAAGGCTGATACTCTTCGCCTTTGGGATCTCAAGTCTCGCAAGATCATCTCTACTATTACTATTCCTAAC GGCCAAGGTATTCAAGATGTCAAGTTCATCCCCGGTAACAAGGAGAGTGCAGCTCTCGCTAC TGCTGTCGGACCCGGCCAAGTCTGGATCATCTACCCCTTCCGCAAAGACTCCAAGGGCAACCAAGGTGTCGCCGAGCTCCTCTACGATCTCGGCGACAAAGCCAAGGACTCCCTCGCCATCTACTCCGACATCACCGACGACGGAAAATTCGCCTACTTCACCATCACGCTCGGCAACCACATCGCAGCTCTCGACATCTCTGACCTCGACAACGTCAAGCGTCTTGATGATCCCGATGAGGAGCAGCCCATCATTGGACCTCACTACGTCAAGATCTCTCCtgacaagaagaacctcCTGGTCACTGGCTACTTTGTTCAAGCTGGAGAT ATTTCTATCGTCAACACTCCTGGTGATTACAAGGGTCACTGGATTGACATCAACGATGATGGATCGCTTAGCTTCAACCGCaccattgactttgagaagatcttTACCAAGACTCGTGGGGGTGCGCGACCGCATAGTGTTGTCATTTTTGACCTGACTGATCCCGAGAACCCTATCTATTACTAG